The stretch of DNA GTAAACAATTTTCCCAATATTTTTTTTCGAATGCATCATCGTCATCTAAAAACTCGTATGTCTCTCTGTCATTTTCATAGCTTAAAAGGTTTTGTATGGACCACAATGGACTGTCAAATATCCCTCCACAATCAATAATACATTGGTCTACATTCCCCATATTAAAGAAAGTCTTATCAATGTAATTTGATTGTTGTGCCATTGGATAGGTTATATTATTCAAAAACCAATAAAAGTGAAGGTGTTTAGAAAAATGAAGCAATACATGCCGAAAATCTTGTGGAATAAGTATCCCCAATTGTTGCTCTATAGTCTTTATTTCATCTTCTGTAGCTGGATGTGCAATTTCTAAGGAGTTTTGATGCTGCCCTCCAGTTAATCTTAGCAAAAAATTCTCAAGATCAGCCTTCCATACTTTATAAGCTCTAGTTAACATTCATTACCTTCCTCTGTAGAATGACTATTACATTCCTTTATTTATTATGCTCCCTGTACACTACCCTTTGTTGAAGGAGTTTCTGAATATATAACAAGGTCTTCTTATTGAGAAGACCTTGTGTAACAGCATATATACTATTAAACTTATATTTTTTATTTTGCAAGAGCTTTAATGACAAATCTATGCTGGTTTACATCAAAAAAATCTTCAGATTGTATATGTTTATGAATGGTGTATAAATTTTCATAGTATTGTTCCACACTAAAATCTGGTACTTGCCACGGTATTGCTTTTAAGTAATACATAAGGGCACCTATATCAAAAAAACGCTGTGTTGGAAATTCTTCTTTACAATACAAAATTTCAAAATGATTGTTCACCAAGTCACTCATTGCCGTAGTCAGATTCCAGTCTTTAAATTCATTATTTACCGAAGACCCTAGTGCTTCATTAATCCCTAAACAATCCAAGCCACCGACTTGTTGAGTTAAAAATACCCCATTAGAATTTATTATTCTTCTAACTTCTTCAGGACCATAAGATTCATGTTGATTTAAAATGACATTAAACTGATTATCGTTAAATGGCAAATTGGAATCTTCTTCAACTGAAACCACTTTAACTCCTATAGGCTCTAAATGTTTTTTTGCGATCGGAATATTTGGTTTGTACCCTTCTGTAGCATAAACTGTCTCAGGAAATGGTTGAAGCTTTGACAAAAATTCTCCACCACCTGTGCCCATATCTAACATAGAATTTGCATGCTTTATTAATTGTCTAGCCATGCTTCCATAAGACCAGGAAAGTAGATTGCTTTTCATTCGCCCAGTTCCAGTTATAAAGGAAAAATCCCAACCCGAAAAATTCTCATTCACGTCGTTTATATATTCTTCAAATTTTACTGCCACCATTATTTCTCCTCCTAAATTTTCGAAATTAAACAGTATTACAATTTAGGGAGGAGGTCCTCTAGGATAGCAACAAAGTTGTTATATTTCATGTTCTAACAATATCATTATCTATACCTCTCGTTTGAAAATACTAGTACTAAAAAGTTCCTATATATAATAGGTTATCATATTTTACTATATTTTATCATTTTTTGTCATATTAACCTCACTTCAAATCGGAAACAATACGGAGTGCACAGATGTATAAAAGGAGAATAAATATTTACTTCAGCCTAAAATTACAGATTACTCATTCAGAACTGAAGCTATGAAGGTGTGTTGTAGGATTTCACCCACGCTCACCAAAGGTGTGAAGACCAAGCCAAAGTAGAGAACGTGGGAATGTACGTACAAGTCTTTTTTTATAAAGAGCAACTTCTTAACTGCTAGTTACGTAAACTTTGAGTTTCCCTCTTCAATACTAGTTAAGTGTTTTGTAGTTCATTTCACAGATATATAAATATCAACCTGACCATTATTTGGGTCCATTGCTCTTTCGTCGTATAGTTCAAAGTCAGCTCCATAAGCTCTTTCATGCTGCTCCGACCATTTCCAAATTTCCTCCCAAGCCTCTATGATTACTCCCGGTAAAGGACCTTTTCGAGTTGTAAATACAATATATTTTTGATCAGGAATTTGTATTGATTCCATCCCATTCGGCACTAGATTGTTGTCCCTGACTTCTGCTCCTAATGCAAATGTATAAGCACCATGTTCATTTGTCTCGTAATCAGTATAGATTGCTAATACATTCGAATTCTTCTTATGAGTAATAGCTTCTAAAACTTCATTTTTGTAAAAATCGTCCCATAGTTTAGGGATACGTCTATCTGCTGTCATTTCAACTTTATTAGTTGTTCTTGTACAATTGCCTACGAAATCAAAACCTTCTCTTGCTATAACATTACTTTTTGTAAGTGTGTTAGACACGAAAAAGCCTCCTCTATCTAAATAGTATAAGTGTGATCTAACAATAGGTGTTTTACAGTATGACCTCATATATACAGAGATATTAATTATGGTTTATTTAAATATTGTTCAATTTGAGATTTATGGTGGCTATCATGGGGGATAAAGCCATCGAGATAGCTTTTGATAGTAAAATGATTCCCGTCTTCATCTACATACTTGTTTTCATAGTTTTCACGTGGTACGGAAGTTAAATGATCAATAATTTCTCGACGATAACTTATTGTCTCACTAATAAGTGTATCTTTATCTTTTGTCTTCCCATATTGAACCGCATTATTATTAAATTCATCAAAATTAACATGACGACTAGTTAAAGGTTGTTGTAATTTTATCTTACGTATAGCATTCTCAAGAAAATATTTGTCCCAAAGCATAATATGAGCAATGATGTCTCTCACAGTCCACTTTCCCTCAGCAATCGGCAGCTCCCACTTCTCATTCTCCATATTCCGTAAGGACTCTACAAAATGAATAAATTCTTCAAAACTGTTGATGCGCTCATTGATGATTTCTGTTTTCATATTATTACCTTCCTTTCATAGCATAAGGGTGACTCAAATTAGTTATCTTTATGTGAGTCACCCTTGTTGTAGATCTTCGGCTATTAAGGGCTTAAAGCCCCTTAACTCTATAATTGATATTGACAATGACAAACCTTCAGCTCATTCATCGATATCAAATGTATTTGATCCCGATCTCTTTGAAGACAAATATGCGAGCACATCATTTAACAGAAAGTTATTGTGCGCATTTGCCTCATCAACTTCAAATAGTAATCTTCTTTTGAAAACGGGTCTTCTTCTACATATTTTTTTGCTATTTGAAGCGAGCTTTAATAACCATTAAAGCAGTACCACAATACGAGGACTACAAAATAATAAGACTCCATCTATTTTTAGCTTCTTTAAATAGTCAACATGGGCAATGATGAGCTGTGCAATCATCAGCTCTACTT from Bacillus sp. SM2101 encodes:
- a CDS encoding SMI1/KNR4 family protein, translating into MLTRAYKVWKADLENFLLRLTGGQHQNSLEIAHPATEDEIKTIEQQLGILIPQDFRHVLLHFSKHLHFYWFLNNITYPMAQQSNYIDKTFFNMGNVDQCIIDCGGIFDSPLWSIQNLLSYENDRETYEFLDDDDAFEKKYWENCLLFTSFGNGSYLGIDLKYNVGEIIYLTTSYHMHGLRLGGNFYTFFNNWIKLGCAGHWGEDFYLFSTKDKPYVNEQSVNATGWKKWIGII
- a CDS encoding methyltransferase domain-containing protein; protein product: MVAVKFEEYINDVNENFSGWDFSFITGTGRMKSNLLSWSYGSMARQLIKHANSMLDMGTGGGEFLSKLQPFPETVYATEGYKPNIPIAKKHLEPIGVKVVSVEEDSNLPFNDNQFNVILNQHESYGPEEVRRIINSNGVFLTQQVGGLDCLGINEALGSSVNNEFKDWNLTTAMSDLVNNHFEILYCKEEFPTQRFFDIGALMYYLKAIPWQVPDFSVEQYYENLYTIHKHIQSEDFFDVNQHRFVIKALAK
- a CDS encoding GyrI-like domain-containing protein; translated protein: MSNTLTKSNVIAREGFDFVGNCTRTTNKVEMTADRRIPKLWDDFYKNEVLEAITHKKNSNVLAIYTDYETNEHGAYTFALGAEVRDNNLVPNGMESIQIPDQKYIVFTTRKGPLPGVIIEAWEEIWKWSEQHERAYGADFELYDERAMDPNNGQVDIYISVK
- a CDS encoding DinB family protein, whose product is MKTEIINERINSFEEFIHFVESLRNMENEKWELPIAEGKWTVRDIIAHIMLWDKYFLENAIRKIKLQQPLTSRHVNFDEFNNNAVQYGKTKDKDTLISETISYRREIIDHLTSVPRENYENKYVDEDGNHFTIKSYLDGFIPHDSHHKSQIEQYLNKP